The DNA window GTTAtgtaacatttaacttgcacaaaaaaattaattctagATTCAACTTAACTAATCATAGTATTTAATCAAGATCTTAAGTAGAAGCAGGTGTCTTAtttctgggctaaaacaaaacctgctttatatggatgcatttttctttttgctgcagtgatactcaatcctggtcccagagagccacagagtctgctggtttttgtttttcccttaaGATCAGCAACTGATTCAGATCCATGAAACCAGGTGACCTAAATTAACTGCATAATCAACTGCTTTACTTGATTAATTGCTGTGCTGTTCAAGTGCTGAGTAATAACGAAAGACCCTgcggttctccaggaccaggagtgaaCACCACCGGCTCAAATGCATGCTTCATAGCATTTAACCTTCCATGCacgttcactttccttcctccCCAGACATTTCAATATGGTCTATATTTGGAAAGATACCATAGTGTCATACagttgtattttaatatatggCGTTAATATTTCAGAATACTGTAAATGATTTTTGCCCTGCATGTTTCATGCGTTCTTCATCAAAGTAATTGGAATTCTACTGGCCACCTGTAGTCGCTCGCTCGGTGAAGCAGTGTACAGACAGCGCTGACATTTGCTTGTGCTTGTATGTGTCTGCCACTCTGTAGGGCGTCACTTTGGCTGCCCCTGGTCATTTGATGGGCCCGGTGGGGAGCTGGCACACACCTACCAGCCGGGAGAGATACACCTGGATGACGATGAGCCCTTTAGCATCCCCCCGTCTGACCACGGAGTTAATCTgctgcaggtgcacacacatacacgcacagcaCATCAGCGCATGTCAGTGGACACAAGCACAGATGGAGCATTCAGCATCTCCCACAGTGCTGCTGAAAAGTATGGCTGTTCCTTTGCTAGCACATGCCATGTATCTATGCCTCCTgggtaatattaataatgacatGTAGATGTGTACCATATTGCAGGTGGCACTGCATGAGATAGGACACGTCCTAGGACTGCCCCACTCGCCGTCTCCGGACTCAGTCATGAACCCTCTATACCCCACCGCCGGGGGCACTCTGGAACTAGACTGGCAGGACAAGAGAGCCATCCAGGAGCTGTATGGTAAGCATTATCCTCCTAAAGCCTGCCAATTGATTTTTGtgccctgtaggggacatgagtgtCTGATCTTAATAAAGAACTATATATTCTACTAAGCTGAAACCtgcactacaagggacattcaataaaaaaaattaaaataatgttttcactgcaacacatCATCCAAGACATCTGTGTTAcgtcaaaaacattttactgaaacCTTTTCTGTTGGGTCTCTTGAGGATATACCATGGAGGTCAGCCCCAGTCTTGTATCATGCTGCTACTCAGTGAATATAAACCAGATTTAATTTCATCTGCAAAATGATCATCCTAGCCATTGATAATGGCCGTTATTGATTTCATTTCTTCAAATTACACTCATGCATAAAATTTTACAGCATTATTTAAGCCTCATTTTCTGAGATTGCATTGAATTTTTAGCAATATGAAAAAAGCCAATTTATAATAGAATTTCCAGATTTTAGTGTTACTGTACATGTAATATATACTACATCATGTACATGTATATCATATGTGTTACATAAGAAAATAATGGCAAGAGGGAGCAGATACTGTAATTGTAACTGAGAACATGAGCTCTGTTTGTTTATCAGTACTGCCCTGGcttcagttttatatttgtttgtcaGGGCAGTGTGAGGGCCCCTTCGACACTGTGTTCGACTGGGTGAGGAAAGGGCCTGAGGCACAGCAGGGGGAGCCGGTGATCTGGTTCAACACTTATTTCCTGCGCGGCAGTCAGTACTGGCTGTACGAGAATCGCCGGGGGCGACCTCGTCGAGGAGACCCTCGGGGCCTGGAGCAGGGCTGGAGGGGGCTGCCTGCTGGCATAGATGCCTTCCTCCACGTCTGGACCACCGACATGGACAGGACCTACTTCTTTAAAGGTAACCTTcgaaaagcacacacagaccaaagcaaatatatataaGAGCAGCAAGAGTATTAGAGTCGCTTGCACTGGGATTCTTGGGGGCTTTCTTGTGTTCTGGAAATGACCCCATAATAATGTATAATAGTACAATCCTAACCAACCTGCATGTCCTGAAAATACTCCTCAGCCGTAGCTATAACCATTCTCGAGTTTTGAATGCTGGCCTTCCCACACAGAGGAGTATTATTTTCTACTATTCTAAGCAGGCACATTAATCATATCTCTGAGATAATAAAGGCTTTCTCATTGCGCTTTTTGTAGGCATTCAATACTGGCGCTATGACAACGGCGCCGACCAGACTTTTTCCCAGGATGCCGAGGGCCTGGCGTACCCAAGGCGCATCTCTGATGGCTTCCCAGGCATTGCCGGCCCCCTGGACACCGCGGCATTTTTATGGCAACTTGGCCTTGTCTACTTTTTCAAGGGTGCCCAGGTCAGTGCTTTCACTGGTGTCTCAAATGAAGAAGCCAAATTCCCCTATATACACAACCCGCCTAAAGTTATATCAGGTCATATTGAAGATATTGGGCTTCAGAATCACTAGTGTAGCCATGAAATAGAAAGCATAATCAGAGGCTTATATGCATGCAACTTACGTATTCATTCAGAGAACTTAAGGAACGACTTACAATGGGATTAGCACCAATTGCTGATCAGGCTCACGACTGAATTTTGCCACCCTCTTGAGAGCAGTGATTATGCAAGTGAAACGggaacattttgctgttttcGGCCCTGGAAGTTAATTATGGCATCACCCTCCAGGCCCACTTCAAATGAAGTACAAGCAGGCATTCGTGGCCATGATCAGAACTGTGATTGAGCAGCCAATGCAGGTCACCAAGAAATATATCAGGACAAGGTTTAACAAACTGGACATGTGTTAACAAACTATGCTGTAATCTCTTTGTGACTTGAGCCTCATTCTATCATCTTCTGGCAGAGATAGATTTTCTGTACAACATGTCAATGCTTCCTTTAGCCAAAAGAAGGAAGCCAATCACTCTCTCCATGGTGCAGGTTTCAAGAATCAAGTTCCACTGTGCCTGATGCTAAGCCCTCCAACAGCTCTGACTATTTCTATTTGCTAAGTCCATGCAGAAAACTTTCTATTCCTGCAACCACAGAGATGCCTTGATCCGCTATTACCACCATTAAGTTCTTTCAGAGGGGAAAAGCATCACCATTAATACGCAATTAGCATGCCTGTGaaagttttcatttaatttcagccTCTGTGATAAAAGGCTTACATTACACCAGCCCGTTTGCTCAGGAtggtaaatgttttattaatgctgCAAGAGAAATGCTTGCATGGAAGCAGCCCAGCCCAAAAGACTCAGACCTTTTTTTGCATACTTTGTTTTAGGTGTGGGGATACAATGTGTCAAGTCATCAAGTGCAGCAAGGATTCCCTGAAAGTTTAGAGGATGTTTTTCCCGCCCTTGTTTTGAATGATCATCCAAAAGGtcaacagaatattttttaatctatttataGTTTGTATTCCTTCTTCTCTACACCTTGATacttgatatatttttttttataaatcatgcaaaggaaaataattgtATCTgtgtaaaatttgtttttactgtttcgAAAGTAATGTAGATTTCACGCAGTTTTCTATGAGATGGTGCTATTGTTGCAATTGCTGcatgcatttctttcttttagatttttaatttatgaaagcAGGTTCCATGAGATACTGTATACTAAAGTGAACAAAATGAATTGATCCTTACAGGTAACTTGGATGCTGCATACTACTCCTACTCCCACCACACCTTGTTCTTAATTAAAGGGTTATACTACTGGGAGGTGTCCACGGAAGGTGATGGAGAACATCCTCTTTCCCACAATGTCTTGCTGCCCCACAGGAGAGTGGCCGAACAGTGGAAGGACTTGTGTGACATCCATCCCACCACTGTGCGTGGCAGATAAAAAAACTGAGCATTTTGTGAAACCTATTTTTCTAAAATAGTGCCAAACAGTATGTTAACATCGTAATtccacactttttaaaatgcattttattcagacTTCATGTTGGTAAGGAAACCACATTTTTTTCACCAGCTCTAAATAGGCACTCATTGTTCTGATCACCACTTGGGAAGTTAAAATAGAGCTATTATATACACTTCAGTGCAGTGCTGTTCTCCCTCAGTCAAATAAAGTGTGATGAATTGTATTTGTCATACTTCTTCACAGTGAGTCAacaagaagaacaaaaagaagtCCATGTATTGAATGACAGTTGAACTACACAGAATGAGCTGTTGAATGCACTGTAGGTTTAGGCTCTGGAATTTAAATTGTTCAAAAGAAATGTGTCTGAGACCTTATTTAATAAAAGCATTACCTCTGAAAATAACTATGTTAGAGGTACTGTTTTGATTGAATAGCATCTCAGattcattttcagtaaaaataacatttgtggAGATCCTTCCATAAGATCATCAAAACTGTGTGATTTCTGTAATTATTGGCAGGACATCTAATTCAGCAGATCTAAGACGTTAGATGTCACATGGAAGCAAACCTTTGGAGTGCTCAAGACCAGGTTTAACATATGGCCTGGTCTTATCCTCAAGTTTTCTTATGTCCGTCCATTTATCCTGACTGCTTAACTGGCACCCTATCTCACCCTTATTCTTTGCTTCAACTGATGAATTATGCAAAATTACCTCCccaaaataaatggcaaatcTTGAGTGACAGGTATTGGTGGTTTTTTAGACCGGAAACTACTTCCATGAGATGGTGctattgtttcatttctttaatcaTTATTATGACTCGTTTTAGCTCATCAATATGATAATTTCTACTCACAATTATACATGTAAAGCAATCTGTTCCTACTTAATTTCTGAGTcgcttcttttaaaataaaaaaaggttttatctTTCAATGACAATGGAGATCAGTGCTGGCCAAATTCTAAATACTCATTCTTGGGCCACAAGCAAGCAAGGGCGTCACAGTGGGTGAAATAGCAGAATTGATTACCCCGGGCTCAGGCAGGGAGGATGGAtggggtggggcgaggggggggggggggtcttaaaAGCCCTAGACTTAAAAGGGGAAGGTGGTCTTGCATTTTTCCATGGCCCAGAATTTCATGCTACACCCCTGGccaaaaatgtgtgcatgcttttaCAATTACAACCAGGAGACATacacatatttatgaaaaaattaaatgattaaattcagCCTTGATCAACAAAGCAAATCGCTTTTTTCTGACGCTGAGGGGGTTATTCAAAAATGCCATTGGACGTGCCAATGGCGCTGTGCGACCACTAGGTTGCACTGCATTAGTGCTAGAGAAGATATCCACTTTCTTGAAGGTTCGGGCAGCTACAACTTCTTCGAGGTGTCTGTTGCCCTAGTAAAATAACTCCTTCGGGGAAATGTCTGAAAATGGACAGTCTTTATCGTGCATGCAAACGGCATTATGACTATTGAACTATGTAGTCAAATTGCTTCCTAGTGGTAGCCAAATATATTTAACTGGACGGTAGCCTAGCCTACTATTAAAAGATTATCTTAAAATTTGGTTAACGATTGTTTTCATTGGGTTTACATGAGCGCTACAGCTATTTTAATCCTGATTCTAACTGACAGTGCAGGCTGCTTCATGTAGCCTATTTGTTGTCACTTCCAAAAGTTCTAAATTGAATCCCCGAAATCCTTTCATACGTATAGGCGACTAATGTGGCACAACAGTAGCAATATCAGTTGGATGCTATTCTGGAGAACGGCATTGTGTCCATTAGACTGCATCGATATCGTCCGAACGTACCGCACTGTTTTCTGGATGAATGCATTTGGCCGCAGCGCCGAGTCGCTTTCAGAAATTATACACTGAAGCCAATGGCTCAATATGGTACAGTAGCATTAAATCATGTCACGAGGAGGAAATGCAGACGCTTTTTGTCTGAAATGCTGATGGAGGGaatgctgcagtgctgtatgaGACATAGATTATACTGCCTTTGTCTCACTCTTTAAAATCGTCCTTGGCTGCTGTTTTGCATTAGTCGGCAGTTCGACCCAGTACCCACCTCAGTCTGAAGGTGGACGgcgtttaaaaaatgtaaatatgcaaattcaaaTTGCATTATCGTTTAGTGTCTTCATCGCAATTTGCTGAACGCGGCTAGTAATATTTGTATCAATAGCCTACCTACAGTAACAGGGTAGGCCAAAACATGGGGAAATTGCGATTCGTTGTAGGCAGCTGCTTCATTTATAACAGCAGTGTGACCTCGCTGAGAAGAATCTAAATATTTACTCCAACTTTGATCGTATTCCGTTTTTCTTTGAAAAGGCCTGAACCTCTATGTAGGCTATAGCTATATCTGGTCTTTACAGGCTTTGAGCACTAATTGTAGGCTTATTTTCCAGCTGACATATTTCATAATCTTTGCTGTACTTTTAGTATGAATTATTTCTTAAGCAGACTGTATAGGCTGTTTATCGCAATCATTTCATTAAATCTCCTCTCTGATACATTCTCTACCCTTGACGATTTTGTCCTGCTCAGCAgttcaaaattaaatttggtCTCCTGTGGTGCCTAgccatttttgtgtttgacaaGTTGGTTATTAAACCTGCGTGATTGGTGGTAGGTCAAATTTGTACAGGGGGCTGCATCACTTGTGAATCATGCACtgtattgtttctttttataaacTGCTCAATATATCAAGCGTTTGGTTTTACTTTGCAAGTAGAAAATTGTGGGATTGTGAAAATGGCTGCAAGGTCGGATAAGGTTATTATATATTCAACTGTCATTGACCTGACTGTGTGTGGGCACTGCACGCAGCaggatatacacacacatcttgTACGGTGGCAAGGTTATCTAAGGTCTGCAGTTTAAATTAATGTGTTTTGGTTGGTCCGTGGGTGTACTGTAGctagatttgtgtgtgtgtgtgggtgtgtgcgtgcgtgtgcgtgcatgggtgcgtctgtctgtctgtggttaTGTTTGTGCTGGTGCCCAGGTGGGTGGCTAGGTGCAGTGCAGTTGCTGACAGACGTCACTGATGAGGACACATCTCCTCATCCttccaccctcctcctcctcctcctcctactcagtgcaggcagagagggagagagggagggtgaggaaGGGAAGCATTACAAAGACGAGTGCAGGGTAGATTTGGagtgaagagagggagagagcgcagTGCTGCGGAAATTGGGCGTTGGCTGTGCTCTGGGAATGGAAGAAAGACAAACTTGTTTCAGTGAAGATACCAACATAAAAGTAACTGAGAAAAATCTACAACTCAAATATACCCTCTGAATCACTTtcgacattttttttctgcattgaaGATCACATTTTTGACAATAATTTGTGTGGCAAAATAGCAAGCTTTAACATATTCAgctagtggggggggggggggggggatgatccAAATAAGATTgaggaaaagaaaattatatttgctTCAATATTggacatgcatttaaaataagcaacaGATCTATTAAGTATTCAATTATCTTTCCATTCTTCAGTTGCTGTGGGTACTCAGTGATCTCTAGTGAACATAATCTAATCAACACTGTTAGGGAGGACAATACAGGATATTCAGTCTATGATCAGCGGAGTTTTGGCCTTTTGTTTGAATAGTACAGCAAGTATGTTATTACTAAaatggtgcagtggatagcactgtcacctcacagcaagaaggtcctgggtttgaattcTAGCCAGGGGCTTTTCTCAGTGTTAAAAGGGCGTTGCTGTAAAATagcatgtgtgctcagtcaacctaccctgtacAAATAAAGATTAATTGTCATATTTTCAGCTGTTTCACTCACAGTACAGAGGTTAGTGCATGCACATTCTGAATCACTATGTTGCATCACAGTCTGCATTTATCCCTGGAAAATTAACAATGGCTGACTGTGTGTAAGATATGGATGATTAAACTGAAAGTAGAAGAGAGGGTAGAGAAGGAGGGATAGATTATGACTGCtaaagagaaaggagagagatgtGTATTATCTCATCAGGCTGGCTCTGTGTATTCCCTTTGCTATAATTAAAAAGATTCACTGTAATCCTGGACTGGACAATAAAACTAGCATCATGGCTGCAAGCAACAGACAATCTGTAATTTCCAGCCAACTCCTGTATATTACCAATAAACAAGAGCATCCTTAAAGCTAAACAACACAAACTGAACAAAGGACAGATGCCCAACTTGATTGATTTTGCAGCaggtcattaaaaaagaaaaatgttctccctaagaaaaacatgcatgtattaaacattttgtatggtcatgggtacacatgctactagacatttttttttgcttcattcaaaatcaataaaactcatgtcccaacctttcttcaagctgctgaacacaaccataaacttgcctcaaccctcagacttaccgttttcctaaccctaaccctagctgaaccctaatttgagccctaaactctaatttgaagccattggtaccattgaaaacacctgaaaacccatttaaaatggatggaaaacaaggtaaatatcatgaatactataatttaaatgcaaaatcatatgtatgaggtcatttaaaaaagaaaaatgttctccctaagaaaaacatgcatgtattagacattttgtatggtcatgggtacacatgctgctagacatttttttttggttcattcaaaatcaacaaaactcatgtcccaacctttcttcaagctgctgaacacaaccgtaaacttgcctcaaccctcagacttaccgttttcctaaccctaaccctagctgaaccctaatttgagccctaaactctaatttgaagccattggtaccattgaaaacacctgaaaacccatttaaaatggatggaaaacaaggtaaatatcattaatactataatgtaaatgcaaaatcatatgtatgaggtcatttaaaaaagaaaaatgttctccctaagaaaaacatgcatgtattagacattttgtatggtcatgggtacacatgctgctagacattttttttggttcattcaaaatcaataaaactcatgtcccaacctttcttcaagctgctgaacacaaccgtaaacttgcctcaaccctcagacttaccgttttcctaaccctaaccctagctgaaccctaatttgagccctaaactctcatttgaagccattggtaccattgaaaacacctgaaaacccatttaaaatggatggaaaacaaggtaaatatcatgaatactataatttaaatgcaaaatcatatgtatgaggtcatttaaaaaagaaaaatgttctccctaagaaaaacatgcatgtattagacattttgtatggtcatgggtacacatgctgttagacattatttttgcttcattcaaaatcaataaaactcatgtcccaacctttcttcaagctgctgaacacaaccgtaaacttgcctcaaccctcagacttaccgttttcctaaccctaaccctagctgaaccctaatttgagccctaaactctaatttgaagccattggtaccattgaaaacacctgaaaacccatttaaaatggatggaaaacaaggtaaatatcatgaatactataatttaaatgcaaaatcatatgtatgaggtcatttaaaaagaaaaatgttctccctaagaaaaacatgcatgtattagacattttgtatggtcatgggtacacatgctgttagacattatttttgcttcattcaaaatcaataaaactcatgtcccaacctttcttcaagctgctgaacacaaccgtaaacttgcctcaaccctcagacttaccgttttcctaaccctaaccctagctgaaccctaatttgagccctaaactctaatttgaagccattggtaccattgaaaacacctgaaaacccatttaaaatggatggaaaacaaggtaaatatcatgaatactataatttaaatgcaaaatcatatgtatgaggtcatttaaaaaagaaaaatgttctccctaagaaaaacatgcatgtattagacattttgtatggtcatgggtacacatgctgttagacattatttttgcttcattcaaaatcaataaaactcatgtcccaacctttcttcaagctgctgaacacaaccgtaaacttgcctcaaccctcagacttaccgttttcctaaccctaaccctagctgaaccctaatttgagcccttaactctaatttgaagccattggtaccattgaaaacacctgaaaacccatttaaaatggatggaaaacaaggtaaatatcatgaatactatcatttaaatgcaaaatcatatgtatgaggtcatttaaaaaagaaaaatgttctccctaagaaaaacatgcatgtattagacattttgtatggtcatgggtacacatgctgctagacattatttttgcttcattcaaaatcaataaaactcatgtcccaacctttcttcaagctgctgaacacaaccgtaaacttgcctcaaccctcagacttaccgttttcctaaccctaaccctagctgaaccctaatttgagccctaaactctaatttgaagccattggtaccattgaaaacacctgaaaacccatttaaaatggatggaaaacaaggtaaatatcatgaatactataatttaaatgcaaaatcatatgtatgaggtcatttaaaaaagaaaaatgttctccctaagaaaaacatgcatgtattagacattttgtatggtcatgggtacacatgctgttagacattttttttggttcattcaaaatcaataaaactcatgtcccaacctttcttcaagctgctgaacacaaccgtaaacttgcctcaaccctcagacttaccgttttcctaaccctaaccctagctgaaccctaatttgagccctaaactctaatttgaagccattggtaccattgaaaacacctgaaaacccatttaaaatggatggaaaacaaggtaaatatcatgaatactatcatttaaatgcaaaatcatatgtatgaggtcatttaaaaaagaaaaatgttctccctaagaaaaacatgcatgtattagacattttgtatggtcatgggtacacatgctgctagacattttttttggttcattcaaaatcaataaaactcatgtcccaacctttcttcaagctgctgaacacaaccgtaaacttgcctcaaccctcagacttaccgttttcctaaccctaaccctagctgaaccctaatttgagccctaaactctaatttgaagccattggtaccattgaaaacacctgaaaacccatttaaaatggatggaaaacaaggtaaatatcatgaatactataatttaaatgcaaaatcatatgtatgaggtcatttaaaaaagaaaaatgttctccctaagaaaaacatgcatgtattagacattttgtatggtcatgggtacacatgctgttagacattatttttgcttcattcaaaatcaataaaactcatgtcccaacctttcttcaagctgctgaacacaaccgtaaacttgcctcaaccctcagacttaccgttttcctaaccctaaccctagctgaaccctaatttgagccctaaactctaatttgaagccattggtaccattgaaaacacctgaaaacccatttaaaatggatggaaaacaaggtaaatatcatgaatactataatttaaatgcaaaatcatatgtatgaggtcatttaaaaaagaaaaatgttctccctaagaaaaacaagcatgtattagacattttgtatggtcatgggtacacatgctgttagacattatttttgcttcattcaaaatcaataaaactcatgtcccaacctttcttcaagctgctgaacacaaccgtaaacttgcctcaaccctcagacttaccgttttcctaaccctaaccctagctgaaccctaatttgagccctaaactctaatttgaagccattggtaccattgaaaacacctgaaaacccatttaaaatggatggaaaacaaggtaaatatcatgaatactataatttaaatgcaaaatcatatgtatgaggtcatttaaaaaagaaaaatgttctccctaagaaaaacatgcatgtattagacattttgtatggtcatgggtacacatgctgctagacattttttttgcttcattcaaaatcaataaaactcatgtcccaacctttcttcaagctgctgaacacaaccgtaaacttgcctcaaccctcagacttaccgttttcctaaccctaaccctagctgaaccctaatttgagccctaaactctaatttgaagccattggtaccattgaaaacacctgaaaacccatttaaaatggatggaaaacaaggtaaatatcatgaatactataatttaaatgcaaaatcatacgtatgaggtcatttaaaaaagaaaaatgttctccctaagaaaaacatgcatgtattagacattttgtatggtcatgggtacacatgctgttagacattatttttgcttcattcaaaatcaataaaactcatgtcccaacctttcttcaagctgctgaacacaaccgtaaacttgcctcaaccctcagacttaccgttttcctaaccctaaccctagctgaaccctaatttgagccctaaactctcatttgaagccattggtaccattgaaaacacctgaaaacccatttaaaatggatggaaaacaaggtaaatatcatgaatactataatttaaatgcaaaatcatatgtatgaggtcatttaaaaaagaaaaatgttctccctaagaaaaacatgcatgtattagacattttgtatggtcatgggtacacatgctgctagacattttttttggt is part of the Anguilla anguilla isolate fAngAng1 chromosome 10, fAngAng1.pri, whole genome shotgun sequence genome and encodes:
- the LOC118206620 gene encoding matrix metalloproteinase-21-like, which produces MLKGTPPSYPDLRAPYALHHQAGADKRAAARGLETDPVLGSGAHRCKRSRGPDGARGPMPGMAFAKKSLRWRLLAEGYSARLPARQQRRVVALAFRRWAEVTPLTFQEDSSSPGTEIDIRLGFGTGRHFGCPWSFDGPGGELAHTYQPGEIHLDDDEPFSIPPSDHGVNLLQVALHEIGHVLGLPHSPSPDSVMNPLYPTAGGTLELDWQDKRAIQELYGQCEGPFDTVFDWVRKGPEAQQGEPVIWFNTYFLRGSQYWLYENRRGRPRRGDPRGLEQGWRGLPAGIDAFLHVWTTDMDRTYFFKGIQYWRYDNGADQTFSQDAEGLAYPRRISDGFPGIAGPLDTAAFLWQLGLVYFFKGAQVWGYNVSSHQVQQGFPESLEDVFPALVLNDHPKGNLDAAYYSYSHHTLFLIKGLYYWEVSTEGDGEHPLSHNVLLPHRRVAEQWKDLCDIHPTTVRGR